The proteins below are encoded in one region of Pseudoduganella armeniaca:
- a CDS encoding response regulator transcription factor — MTEVAPPRTLLIVEDDEAFARTLGRSFERRGYRVLHAANVDEASALLPGLAPGEPGYAVVDLKLKGNSSGLSCVQMLHQHDPAMLIVVLTGYASINTAVEAVKLGACQYLAKPSNTDDIEAAFEHVAGSAEVELTSRATSVKTLEWEHIHAVLAETEFNISEAARRLGMHRRTLARKLEKQRVK; from the coding sequence ATGACCGAAGTCGCGCCCCCGCGCACCCTGCTGATCGTCGAGGACGACGAGGCCTTTGCCCGCACGCTGGGACGTTCGTTCGAGCGGCGCGGCTACCGCGTGCTGCACGCGGCCAACGTCGACGAGGCCTCGGCCTTGCTGCCCGGGCTGGCGCCGGGCGAGCCGGGGTATGCCGTGGTCGACCTGAAACTGAAGGGCAATTCGTCCGGCCTGTCCTGCGTGCAGATGCTGCACCAGCACGACCCGGCCATGCTGATCGTCGTGCTGACGGGCTATGCCAGCATCAACACGGCCGTGGAAGCCGTCAAGCTGGGGGCCTGCCAGTACCTGGCCAAGCCGTCCAACACGGACGACATCGAGGCGGCCTTCGAGCACGTGGCGGGCAGCGCGGAAGTGGAGCTGACCAGTCGGGCCACGTCCGTCAAGACGCTCGAGTGGGAGCATATCCATGCCGTGCTGGCCGAGACGGAATTCAATATCTCGGAAGCGGCGCGGCGCCTCGGCATGCACCGGCGCACCCTGGCGCGCAAGCTGGAGAAGCAGCGGGTGAAATAG
- a CDS encoding ATP-binding protein — protein MTRQNAPETTEVPERRFRLKERAAAAGVEFAAGHKNMMQLIQLRWFAVMGQVTTIAGANLVYDIRLPLVPMLQVLACLIAFNVASHLRWHEVRTVRNTELFMALLVDVAILTSQLYLSGGATNPFAFLYLLQVILSAVLLRPAYAWTFVLVTVVCMAGLSRFYLPLPLELDHERGIESLYVQGLLICFMLIAGLLVFFITRITANLRAGDAQLANLRQRAAEEEHVVRMGLLASGAAHELGTPLATLSVILGDWKRMPEFSRNPELLEEIGEMQAQLKRCKAIVSGILLSAGETRGESSTRTTLKTFLDELAREWRASRPVEAFEYDNRIGADLSIVFDETFKQMVHNVLDNAREASPAWVGMAALRADGELVLRVTDRGPGFEPAVLAQVGKPYNSTKGRPGSGLGLFLVVNVARTLGGTVAARNRAEGGAEVTIRLPLSTLALEKDTA, from the coding sequence ATGACCAGGCAAAACGCGCCCGAGACGACTGAGGTACCCGAACGACGGTTCCGCCTGAAGGAGAGGGCGGCCGCCGCCGGCGTGGAGTTCGCGGCCGGGCACAAGAACATGATGCAGCTGATCCAGCTGCGCTGGTTCGCCGTGATGGGGCAGGTGACCACCATCGCCGGCGCCAACCTGGTCTACGACATCCGCCTGCCGCTGGTGCCGATGCTGCAGGTACTGGCCTGCCTGATTGCCTTCAACGTGGCCAGCCACCTGCGCTGGCACGAGGTGCGCACCGTGCGCAACACCGAATTGTTCATGGCGCTGCTGGTGGACGTGGCCATCCTGACCTCGCAGCTGTACCTGTCCGGTGGCGCCACCAATCCGTTTGCCTTCCTCTACCTGCTGCAGGTGATCCTGTCGGCCGTGCTGCTGCGGCCCGCCTATGCGTGGACCTTCGTCCTCGTCACCGTCGTCTGCATGGCCGGGCTGTCGCGCTTCTACCTGCCGCTGCCCCTGGAACTGGACCACGAACGCGGCATCGAGTCGCTGTACGTGCAGGGCCTGTTGATCTGCTTCATGCTGATCGCCGGCCTCCTGGTGTTCTTCATCACCCGCATCACGGCCAACCTGCGCGCCGGCGACGCCCAGCTGGCCAACCTGCGCCAGCGCGCGGCCGAGGAGGAACACGTCGTCCGCATGGGCCTCCTGGCCTCGGGCGCGGCGCACGAACTGGGCACGCCGCTGGCCACGCTGTCCGTCATCCTGGGCGACTGGAAGCGCATGCCCGAGTTCTCCCGCAATCCCGAGCTGCTGGAGGAAATCGGCGAGATGCAGGCGCAACTGAAGCGCTGCAAGGCCATCGTCAGCGGCATCCTGCTGTCGGCCGGCGAGACGCGCGGCGAGTCGTCCACCCGCACGACCTTGAAGACCTTCCTCGACGAGCTGGCGCGCGAGTGGCGCGCCAGCCGCCCGGTGGAGGCGTTCGAGTACGACAACCGCATCGGCGCCGACCTCTCCATCGTGTTCGACGAAACCTTCAAGCAGATGGTGCACAACGTGCTGGACAACGCGCGCGAGGCGTCCCCCGCATGGGTCGGCATGGCGGCGCTGCGCGCGGACGGCGAACTGGTGCTGCGCGTGACCGACCGCGGCCCCGGCTTCGAGCCGGCGGTGCTGGCCCAGGTGGGCAAACCGTATAATTCGACCAAGGGCCGGCCCGGCAGCGGGCTCGGGCTGTTCCTCGTCGTGAACGTGGCGCGCACCCTGGGCGGCACCGTGGCGGCGCGCAATCGCGCCGAAGGGGGCGCCGAGGTGACGATCCGCCTGCCGCTGTCGACCCTCGCACTGGAAAAGGATACCGCATGA
- a CDS encoding SURF1 family protein, with translation MATPRSTSGGKIVLAACAVLLFCVFAALGTWQVKRLQWKLDLIERVNSRVNAPPVPPPGPQQWARVSAASDEYRRVRVSGKFLYQYTTRVQTTTALGIGFWLMTPLCTDDGIVFVNRGFVPMQSGDLDKPAPPSAAADPCAGAFGPAAEITGLLRLPEPKGRLLRENDPAHERWYVRDIPAIAAQRGLTGVAPYFVDAPAGQEYPPDASERAVGGLTVIAFPNNHLVYALTWFALAAMVAGGYYLVLRHEKRRTRANDQAKRARDD, from the coding sequence ATGGCGACACCGCGCAGTACGTCAGGGGGCAAGATCGTCCTGGCCGCCTGCGCGGTGTTGTTGTTCTGCGTGTTCGCCGCGTTGGGCACGTGGCAGGTCAAGCGGCTGCAATGGAAGCTTGACCTGATCGAGCGCGTGAACTCGCGTGTCAATGCACCTCCCGTCCCGCCACCGGGCCCGCAGCAGTGGGCCCGCGTGAGCGCGGCGTCGGACGAATACCGCCGCGTGCGGGTGTCCGGCAAGTTCCTCTACCAATACACCACCCGCGTCCAGACCACCACCGCGCTGGGCATCGGCTTCTGGCTGATGACGCCCCTGTGCACGGACGACGGCATCGTGTTCGTCAACCGCGGCTTCGTGCCGATGCAGTCCGGCGACCTGGACAAGCCGGCGCCGCCCAGCGCGGCTGCCGATCCTTGCGCCGGCGCGTTCGGCCCGGCGGCCGAGATCACCGGCCTGTTGCGCCTGCCCGAGCCGAAAGGCCGCCTGCTGCGCGAAAACGATCCGGCGCACGAGCGCTGGTACGTGCGCGACATCCCGGCCATCGCCGCCCAACGGGGCCTGACGGGCGTCGCGCCATATTTCGTCGATGCCCCGGCCGGCCAGGAATACCCGCCGGACGCCAGCGAAAGAGCGGTCGGCGGCCTGACCGTGATCGCCTTCCCCAACAACCATCTCGTGTACGCGCTGACCTGGTTCGCCCTGGCGGCAATGGTCGCGGGCGGCTATTATCTCGTCTTGCGCCATGAAAAACGCAGGACGAGAGCGAATGACCAGGCAAAACGCGCCCGAGACGACTGA
- the cyoD gene encoding cytochrome o ubiquinol oxidase subunit IV: MSEHHHHHGHGDHGHGHDDHGHGHDDGSAVHGSMKDYVIGFVLSVILTAIPFWLVMNNVIESPATTAYVILGFAAVQMVVHMVYFLHMNSKSEGGWNMLALIFTVIIVVITLAGSIWVMYHMNKNMMPAMEGHTPQQVHDMP, translated from the coding sequence ATGAGCGAGCATCACCACCACCACGGTCATGGCGACCACGGCCACGGCCACGACGACCATGGCCACGGCCATGACGACGGCTCCGCCGTGCACGGCTCGATGAAGGATTACGTGATCGGCTTCGTGCTGTCCGTGATCCTGACGGCGATCCCGTTCTGGCTCGTGATGAACAACGTGATCGAGAGCCCGGCCACCACGGCCTACGTCATCCTCGGCTTCGCGGCCGTGCAGATGGTCGTGCACATGGTCTATTTCCTGCACATGAACTCGAAGTCTGAGGGTGGCTGGAACATGCTGGCGCTGATCTTCACCGTGATCATCGTCGTCATCACCTTGGCCGGCTCGATCTGGGTCATGTACCACATGAACAAGAACATGATGCCGGCCATGGAAGGCCACACCCCGCAGCAAGTGCACGACATGCCATGA
- the cyoC gene encoding cytochrome o ubiquinol oxidase subunit III codes for MSDINVTSAGAMSADPSSRYLVREHHPEHGTMLGFWIYLMSDCLIFACLFATYAVLGRNYAGGPSGGELFDLKLIALNTAFLLFSSITYGFAMLQAKVKNKGGTLLWLAITGIFGLCFLGVEIYEFLHLIHEGAGPQRSGFLTSFFALVGTHGLHVTFGAIWLVTLMVQISKHGLHAANMRRLNCLSLFWHFLDVIWIGVFTFVYLMGVLP; via the coding sequence ATGTCTGACATTAACGTAACCTCCGCCGGCGCGATGAGCGCCGACCCGAGCTCGCGCTACCTCGTGCGCGAGCACCATCCGGAACACGGCACGATGCTGGGTTTCTGGATCTACCTGATGAGCGACTGCCTGATCTTCGCCTGCCTGTTCGCGACCTATGCCGTACTGGGTCGCAACTACGCCGGCGGCCCGTCCGGCGGCGAGCTGTTCGACCTGAAGCTGATCGCGCTGAACACGGCGTTCCTGCTGTTCTCGTCGATCACCTACGGCTTCGCGATGTTGCAGGCCAAGGTCAAGAACAAGGGCGGCACGCTGCTCTGGCTGGCGATCACCGGCATCTTCGGCCTGTGCTTCCTGGGCGTCGAGATCTACGAGTTCCTGCACCTGATCCATGAAGGCGCGGGCCCGCAGCGTTCCGGCTTCCTGACGTCGTTCTTCGCGCTGGTCGGTACCCACGGCCTGCACGTGACGTTCGGCGCCATCTGGCTGGTCACGCTGATGGTGCAGATCTCGAAGCACGGCCTGCACGCGGCCAATATGCGCCGCCTGAACTGCCTGTCGCTGTTCTGGCACTTCCTGGACGTGATCTGGATCGGCGTGTTTACCTTTGTTTACCTGATGGGAGTCCTGCCATGA
- the cyoB gene encoding cytochrome o ubiquinol oxidase subunit I, with the protein MQAYPTETDPIFGRLSWEAIPFHEPILLVTFAAVVLGGLVLVGALTYFRVWGYLWKNWFTSIDHKKIGIMYMILGLVMLLRGFADALMMRAQQAIAFGDNAGFLPPHHYDQVFTAHGVIMIFFVAMPFITGLMNYVVPLQIGARDVAFPFLNNFSFWMTTMGAVLVMASLFVGEFARTGWLAFPPLSGILASPDVGVDYYIWSLQIAGVGTLLSGVNLLVTIVKMRAPGMEMMKMPVFTWTALCTNILIVAAFPVLTAVLGMLSMDRLLGTHFFTNELGGNAMMYVNLIWIWGHPEVYILILPCFGIFSEVVSTFCSKRLFGYTSMVYATCVIMILSYLVWLHHFFTMGSGASVNSFFGITTMIISIPTGAKLFNWLFTMYRGRIRYELPMMWTVAFMVTFTIGGMTGVMLAIPPADFVLHNSLFLIAHFHNVIIGGVLFGLFAGINYWFPKAFGFKLDEFWGKVSFWFWVIGFYVAWMPVYALGFMGVTRRLNHIEDASLAPYFQIAFVGVLMIAAGIGAMLVQFGVSFLRRKKLRDITGDPWDGRTLEWATSSPPPDYNFAFTPVVHDNDTWADMKKNGYKRPLKDFVAIHMPANTGAGFIIAALSAVVGFATIWHMWALAVIGFVAMMVAIIVHTFNYKRDYYISAEEVTRTEDRHTALLGSHV; encoded by the coding sequence ATGCAAGCGTATCCAACTGAAACCGATCCGATCTTCGGCAGGCTGAGCTGGGAAGCGATTCCGTTCCACGAACCGATCCTGCTCGTCACGTTCGCCGCCGTCGTCCTGGGCGGGCTCGTGCTCGTCGGCGCCCTGACGTATTTCCGCGTCTGGGGTTACCTGTGGAAGAACTGGTTCACCAGTATCGACCACAAGAAAATCGGCATCATGTACATGATCCTGGGACTGGTCATGCTGCTGCGCGGCTTCGCCGACGCGCTGATGATGCGTGCCCAGCAGGCCATCGCCTTTGGCGACAACGCCGGCTTCCTGCCGCCGCACCACTACGACCAGGTCTTCACCGCCCACGGCGTGATCATGATCTTCTTCGTGGCGATGCCGTTCATTACGGGCCTGATGAACTACGTGGTGCCGCTGCAGATCGGCGCGCGCGACGTGGCGTTCCCGTTCCTGAACAACTTCTCGTTCTGGATGACGACGATGGGCGCCGTGCTGGTCATGGCCTCGCTGTTCGTCGGTGAATTCGCCCGTACCGGCTGGCTGGCGTTCCCGCCGCTGTCCGGCATCCTGGCCTCGCCCGACGTGGGGGTGGACTACTACATCTGGTCATTGCAGATCGCCGGGGTGGGGACATTGCTGTCCGGCGTGAACCTGCTCGTGACGATCGTCAAGATGCGTGCCCCTGGCATGGAAATGATGAAGATGCCGGTGTTCACCTGGACCGCGCTGTGCACCAACATCCTGATCGTCGCCGCCTTCCCGGTGCTGACGGCCGTGCTGGGCATGCTGTCGATGGACCGCCTGCTGGGCACGCACTTCTTCACGAACGAACTGGGCGGCAACGCCATGATGTACGTGAACCTGATCTGGATCTGGGGCCATCCCGAGGTCTACATCCTGATCCTGCCATGCTTCGGCATCTTCTCGGAAGTGGTGTCGACGTTCTGCTCGAAGCGCCTGTTCGGCTACACCTCGATGGTGTACGCGACCTGCGTCATCATGATCCTGTCGTACCTGGTCTGGCTGCACCACTTCTTCACGATGGGTTCCGGCGCGTCGGTGAACTCGTTCTTCGGCATCACGACGATGATCATCTCGATCCCGACGGGCGCCAAGCTGTTCAACTGGCTGTTCACGATGTACCGCGGCCGTATCCGCTATGAACTGCCGATGATGTGGACCGTTGCCTTCATGGTCACGTTCACGATCGGCGGCATGACCGGCGTCATGCTGGCGATCCCGCCGGCCGACTTCGTGCTGCACAACTCGCTGTTCCTGATCGCGCACTTCCACAACGTCATCATCGGCGGCGTGCTGTTCGGCCTGTTCGCCGGTATCAACTACTGGTTCCCGAAAGCGTTCGGCTTCAAGCTCGACGAGTTCTGGGGCAAGGTCTCGTTCTGGTTCTGGGTGATCGGCTTCTACGTGGCCTGGATGCCGGTGTACGCACTGGGCTTCATGGGCGTGACGCGCCGCCTGAACCACATCGAGGATGCCTCGCTGGCGCCGTACTTCCAGATCGCCTTCGTCGGCGTCCTGATGATCGCCGCCGGTATCGGCGCGATGCTGGTGCAGTTCGGCGTGTCGTTCCTGCGTCGCAAGAAGCTGCGCGACATCACGGGCGACCCATGGGACGGCCGTACGCTGGAATGGGCGACCTCGTCGCCGCCGCCTGACTACAACTTCGCGTTCACCCCGGTCGTGCACGACAACGATACCTGGGCCGACATGAAGAAGAACGGCTACAAGCGTCCACTGAAGGACTTCGTGGCGATCCACATGCCGGCCAACACCGGTGCGGGCTTCATCATCGCCGCGCTGTCGGCAGTGGTCGGGTTCGCGACGATCTGGCACATGTGGGCCCTGGCGGTCATCGGCTTCGTCGCCATGATGGTCGCGATCATCGTCCACACGTTCAACTACAAGCGCGATTACTACATCTCGGCGGAAGAAGTGACCCGTACCGAGGACCGCCACACCGCTTTGCTGGGAAGCCATGTCTGA
- the cyoA gene encoding ubiquinol oxidase subunit II, whose translation MKSSKVRSGLMLLPLLWLAGCNTVVLNPSGDIAAQQAHLVVISTFLMLLIVVPVIFLTLLFAWRYRKNNTAAKYDPDWDHSTKLELVIWGVPLLLIIVLGLITWISTHLLDPYRPLQRLDEKRPIPAGVTPMTVEVVALDWKWLFIYPEQGIATVNELVTPVDRPIKFKMTSSTVMNAFYIPAMAGMIYTMPAMETQLNAVMNKAGTYDGFSSNYSGAGFSGMRFKYHAMPQGDFDAWVAKTKAGGGELTRADYLQLAKPSEKDPVRRYAAVDPTLYNAVVNLCVEPGTKCMAQQMHEDQMRNANAAAHKKAQHEASKKREAGQVASVAQLGAEVCTTPADKPTISMKSNNASVSN comes from the coding sequence ATGAAATCATCAAAAGTTCGCAGCGGACTGATGCTTCTCCCCCTGTTGTGGCTTGCCGGCTGCAATACGGTGGTGTTGAATCCGTCCGGTGATATCGCGGCGCAGCAGGCTCATCTGGTGGTCATCTCGACCTTCCTGATGCTGCTGATCGTCGTTCCCGTCATCTTCCTCACGTTGCTGTTCGCCTGGCGTTATCGTAAAAATAACACCGCGGCAAAATACGATCCCGACTGGGACCACTCCACCAAGCTGGAGCTGGTGATCTGGGGCGTGCCCCTGCTGCTGATCATCGTGCTGGGCCTGATCACCTGGATCAGCACCCACCTGCTGGACCCGTACCGTCCGCTGCAGCGCCTGGACGAGAAGCGTCCGATCCCCGCCGGCGTGACGCCGATGACGGTGGAAGTGGTGGCGCTGGACTGGAAGTGGCTGTTCATCTACCCGGAGCAGGGCATCGCCACCGTGAATGAACTGGTGACGCCGGTCGACCGTCCGATCAAGTTCAAAATGACGTCGTCCACCGTGATGAACGCGTTCTACATCCCCGCGATGGCCGGCATGATCTACACGATGCCCGCCATGGAAACGCAGCTGAACGCCGTCATGAACAAGGCCGGCACGTACGACGGTTTCTCGTCGAACTACAGCGGCGCCGGTTTCTCGGGCATGCGTTTCAAGTACCACGCGATGCCGCAGGGCGACTTCGACGCCTGGGTGGCCAAGACCAAGGCGGGCGGCGGCGAACTGACCCGCGCCGACTACCTGCAACTGGCCAAACCGAGCGAGAAGGACCCCGTGCGCCGTTACGCGGCGGTCGACCCGACCCTGTACAACGCCGTCGTCAACCTGTGCGTCGAACCGGGCACGAAGTGCATGGCCCAGCAGATGCACGAAGACCAGATGCGCAACGCCAACGCGGCCGCGCACAAGAAGGCGCAGCACGAAGCAAGCAAGAAGCGCGAAGCGGGCCAAGTCGCCAGCGTCGCTCAACTGGGTGCCGAGGTATGCACGACGCCTGCCGACAAGCCCACCATTTCCATGAAGAGTAACAATGCAAGCGTATCCAACTGA
- a CDS encoding MFS transporter, giving the protein MATTTFDGTLPPGQPDYQPSPTSGGARNINARDGEIHPGEIAVGVVIGRASEYFDFFVYAIASVLVFPSLFFPFDDRLDATLYSFVIFSFAFIARPFGTLLFMWVQRRYSREGKLTGALFLLGTSTVGMAFLPTYADAGNTGIVLLAFFRICQGIAQGGSWDGLPSLLALNAPHNKRGWYAMLGQLGAPVGFIVAAGIFAYMVANLSALDFLDWGWRFPFFVAFAINVVALFARLRLVSTPEYAHLLDERELEPVRLSELSHTQGRNVIIGALAALASYALFHLVTVFPLSWVQLYSTRSLDGFLTLQMWGAGLAIVGTIASGLIADRFGRRTTLGTLAALIAVFSGFVPTLMQGGELGQNIFILVGFTLLGLSYGQAAGAVTANFAPRHRYTGAALTSDLSWLVGAAFAPLVALGLSAHFGLGYVSLYLLSGAVGSLAALSVNRALEIRD; this is encoded by the coding sequence ATGGCAACGACTACTTTTGACGGCACCCTCCCTCCAGGCCAACCGGATTATCAGCCAAGTCCGACCAGTGGCGGCGCACGCAACATTAATGCTAGGGACGGCGAAATTCATCCTGGCGAAATCGCCGTCGGCGTGGTAATCGGGCGTGCTTCCGAATACTTCGACTTCTTCGTCTACGCGATCGCCTCGGTGCTCGTGTTCCCCTCGCTGTTCTTCCCGTTCGACGACCGGCTCGACGCCACGCTGTATTCCTTCGTCATCTTCTCGTTTGCCTTCATCGCCCGGCCGTTCGGCACCCTGCTGTTCATGTGGGTGCAGCGGCGTTACTCGCGCGAAGGCAAGCTGACCGGGGCCCTGTTCCTGCTCGGCACGTCCACGGTGGGCATGGCCTTCCTGCCCACCTATGCCGACGCCGGCAATACCGGCATCGTGCTGCTGGCCTTCTTCCGCATCTGCCAGGGTATCGCCCAGGGCGGCTCGTGGGACGGCCTGCCGTCGCTGCTGGCCCTGAACGCGCCGCACAACAAGCGCGGCTGGTATGCCATGCTGGGCCAGCTGGGCGCGCCGGTCGGCTTCATCGTCGCGGCCGGCATCTTCGCCTACATGGTGGCCAACCTGTCGGCGCTGGACTTCCTCGACTGGGGCTGGCGCTTCCCGTTCTTCGTGGCGTTCGCCATCAACGTGGTCGCCCTGTTCGCCCGCCTGCGCCTGGTCTCCACGCCGGAATACGCGCACCTGCTGGATGAGCGCGAGCTGGAGCCGGTCCGGCTGTCCGAACTGTCGCACACGCAGGGCCGCAACGTCATCATCGGCGCGCTCGCCGCGCTGGCCAGCTATGCGCTGTTCCACCTGGTCACCGTGTTCCCGCTGTCGTGGGTGCAACTGTACTCGACCCGCTCGCTGGACGGCTTCCTGACCCTGCAGATGTGGGGCGCCGGGCTGGCCATCGTCGGCACCATCGCGTCCGGCCTGATCGCCGACCGCTTCGGCCGCCGCACCACCCTGGGCACGCTGGCCGCGCTGATCGCCGTGTTCTCCGGTTTCGTGCCGACCTTGATGCAGGGCGGCGAGCTGGGCCAGAACATCTTCATCCTGGTCGGCTTCACCCTGCTGGGCCTGTCCTACGGCCAGGCCGCCGGCGCCGTCACGGCCAATTTCGCGCCCCGTCACCGCTACACGGGCGCGGCGCTGACGTCCGACCTGTCCTGGCTGGTGGGCGCCGCGTTCGCCCCGCTGGTGGCGCTGGGCCTGTCGGCGCACTTCGGCCTGGGCTATGTCAGCCTGTACCTGCTGTCCGGTGCCGTGGGCTCGCTGGCGGCGCTGTCGGTGAACCGGGCGCTGGAAATCCGCGATTGA
- a CDS encoding sensor domain-containing protein: MKGQYRAAANRRKGLPVLGRSPHGAPPRMLTRFGDLFQDHPQPMWIYDVDTLRFLRVNAAACRHYGYTTDEFLHMTIRDIRPRDEHARLEADLAATAGEQKAPQSSGVWTHLKRDGTPIAVRISSHAVTYLGHRARLVFALDVTAQEATERALYRSEQLYRSLIDTMPHQVYWKDLDLQYVGCNRVFAEAAGLDDPQEVVGKSDENLIWRRQAQRMAAEDRIVVDTGHPLLDREDTLTGPDGKQRRYLVNKLPLYGPEGAIIGMLGTLEDITSRRKAEETLRLQGRALDASVNAIVITRQVNRQDVIVYANPAFARISGYELAEVVGQDCRFLQADDRDQEGLYLLRDALQTNREATVVLRNYRKDGTLFWNQLHIAPVLDAGGKVTHWVGVINDITDTMRYQQDLEHQSTHDALTGLPNRNLFRDRLDQAISYAARYRNQLWVVVLDLDNFKLINDTLGHAVGDSLLQTVGERLRAALRDSDTVARLGGDEFILLLLDQPGGGLSQRTVQTILEAVSAPMRLGAHDLALTCSMGVAVYPRDGETGSSLFKHADIALYRAKDGGRNQLQFYTEEMNDRVTERTLIEGHLRHALVRNEFLLYFQPRVDCVSGEVVGLEALLRWQHPELGLVSPVRFISVAEETGRIVEIGEWVLKTACLQAMAWQQAGLAPVPVAVNVSARQFRHAAFVQEVKDALEASGLEPRYLELELTESVMMHNVDVVIAAMSQLKEMGICLSIDDFGTGYSSLNYLRRFPIDYLKIDQSFVRDMLDDPPGAAIVRSIIALGHSLAFRIIAEGVETPEQLAYLKEEGCDEIQGYLCSRPVPEKEAAVLLGSER; encoded by the coding sequence ATGAAAGGCCAGTATCGTGCCGCAGCGAATCGAAGGAAGGGGCTGCCGGTGCTCGGCCGCAGTCCCCACGGCGCCCCGCCGCGCATGCTGACGCGCTTTGGCGACCTGTTCCAGGACCATCCGCAACCGATGTGGATCTACGACGTCGACACGTTGCGCTTCCTGCGCGTGAACGCCGCCGCCTGCCGCCACTATGGCTATACGACGGACGAGTTCCTGCACATGACGATCCGCGACATCCGCCCGCGCGACGAGCATGCCCGCCTGGAAGCGGACCTGGCTGCCACGGCCGGCGAGCAGAAGGCGCCGCAGTCGTCCGGCGTGTGGACCCACCTGAAGCGCGACGGCACACCGATCGCCGTGCGCATCTCGTCGCACGCGGTCACGTACCTGGGCCACCGCGCCCGGCTGGTGTTCGCGCTGGACGTGACGGCCCAGGAGGCCACCGAGCGGGCGCTGTACCGTTCCGAGCAGCTGTACCGCAGCTTGATCGATACGATGCCGCACCAGGTGTATTGGAAGGACCTCGACTTGCAGTATGTCGGTTGCAACCGGGTATTCGCGGAAGCGGCCGGGCTGGACGATCCGCAGGAGGTGGTGGGCAAGAGCGATGAGAACCTGATCTGGCGCCGCCAGGCCCAGCGCATGGCAGCCGAGGACCGCATCGTCGTCGACACGGGCCACCCGCTGCTGGACCGCGAGGATACGCTGACGGGGCCGGACGGCAAGCAGCGCCGCTACCTCGTCAACAAGCTGCCCTTGTACGGCCCGGAAGGCGCCATCATCGGCATGCTGGGCACGCTGGAGGACATCACGTCGCGCCGCAAGGCCGAGGAAACGCTGCGCCTGCAGGGCCGGGCGCTGGACGCCAGCGTCAACGCCATCGTCATCACGCGCCAGGTCAACCGGCAGGACGTGATCGTCTACGCCAACCCCGCCTTCGCCCGCATTTCAGGGTACGAGCTGGCCGAGGTGGTGGGCCAGGACTGCCGGTTCCTGCAGGCGGACGACCGCGACCAGGAAGGCCTGTACCTGCTGCGCGACGCGCTGCAGACCAACCGCGAGGCGACCGTCGTGCTGCGCAACTACCGCAAGGACGGCACCCTGTTCTGGAACCAGCTGCACATCGCGCCGGTGCTGGACGCGGGCGGCAAGGTGACGCACTGGGTCGGCGTCATCAACGACATCACCGACACGATGCGCTACCAGCAGGACCTGGAGCACCAGTCCACCCATGACGCGCTGACGGGCCTGCCCAACCGCAACCTGTTCCGCGACCGCCTGGACCAGGCCATCAGCTACGCGGCGCGCTATCGCAACCAGTTGTGGGTGGTCGTGCTGGACCTGGACAATTTCAAGCTGATCAACGATACGCTGGGCCATGCGGTGGGCGACAGCCTGCTGCAGACGGTGGGCGAGCGCCTGCGCGCGGCGCTGCGCGACTCGGACACGGTGGCGCGCCTGGGTGGCGACGAGTTCATCCTGCTGCTGCTGGACCAGCCCGGCGGCGGCCTGTCGCAGCGCACCGTGCAGACGATCCTGGAAGCCGTCAGCGCGCCGATGCGCCTGGGCGCGCACGACCTGGCCCTGACCTGCAGCATGGGCGTGGCGGTCTACCCGCGCGACGGCGAAACGGGCTCCTCGCTGTTCAAGCATGCCGACATCGCGCTGTACCGGGCCAAGGACGGCGGCCGCAACCAGCTGCAGTTCTATACGGAAGAGATGAACGACCGCGTCACCGAGCGCACCCTGATCGAGGGCCACCTGCGCCACGCGCTGGTGCGCAACGAGTTCCTGCTGTATTTCCAGCCGCGGGTGGACTGCGTCAGCGGCGAGGTGGTGGGCCTGGAAGCGCTGCTGCGCTGGCAGCATCCGGAGCTGGGGCTGGTGTCGCCGGTGCGCTTCATCAGCGTGGCCGAGGAGACCGGCCGCATCGTCGAGATCGGCGAATGGGTACTGAAGACGGCCTGCCTGCAGGCAATGGCGTGGCAGCAGGCCGGGCTGGCGCCGGTGCCGGTGGCCGTTAACGTGTCGGCGCGCCAGTTCCGCCACGCCGCCTTCGTGCAGGAAGTGAAGGACGCGCTGGAGGCCAGCGGGCTGGAACCGCGCTACCTGGAGCTGGAGCTGACCGAAAGCGTCATGATGCACAACGTGGACGTCGTCATCGCGGCGATGAGCCAGCTGAAGGAGATGGGCATCTGCCTGTCGATCGACGACTTCGGCACCGGCTATTCGAGCCTGAACTACCTGCGCCGCTTCCCGATCGACTACCTCAAGATCGACCAGAGTTTTGTCCGCGACATGCTGGACGACCCGCCGGGCGCCGCCATCGTGCGCTCGATCATCGCGCTGGGGCACAGCCTGGCGTTCCGGATCATCGCGGAAGGGGTGGAGACCCCGGAGCAGCTGGCCTACCTGAAGGAGGAGGGCTGCGACGAGATCCAGGGATATTTGTGCAGCCGGCCGGTGCCGGAAAAAGAGGCGGCGGTGTTGCTGGGCAGCGAACGCTAA